The following proteins are co-located in the Leptospira weilii genome:
- a CDS encoding DedA family protein produces METLQFFIDLFLNLETHLDAIIQTYQNGTYVILFLIIFAETGLVVTPFLPGDSLLFAVGAFIARGSLDLGSTLILLIIAAILGDTVNYSVGNLTGEKILEKEKIPMIKKEHLEKAHRFYEVYGGKTIIIARFIPIIRTFAPFVAGIGTMTYVKFITYNVLGGILWISIFILGGYYFGNLEFVKRNFKIVIFAIIIISVMPAVIEYLKERKKSRA; encoded by the coding sequence TTGGAAACTCTTCAGTTTTTTATCGATCTATTTTTAAATTTGGAAACACATTTGGATGCGATCATCCAGACGTATCAAAACGGGACTTACGTTATTCTATTCTTGATAATTTTTGCGGAAACCGGTTTGGTCGTAACACCTTTTCTTCCCGGAGACTCCCTGCTTTTTGCCGTCGGAGCGTTTATTGCGAGAGGTTCTTTGGATTTGGGAAGCACATTGATTCTTCTCATCATTGCCGCCATTTTAGGAGATACGGTAAATTATTCGGTCGGGAACCTTACCGGAGAAAAGATATTAGAAAAAGAAAAAATACCAATGATCAAAAAGGAACACTTGGAAAAGGCGCATCGGTTTTACGAGGTTTACGGCGGAAAAACGATCATCATCGCAAGATTTATTCCAATTATACGCACTTTCGCGCCTTTTGTCGCCGGAATCGGGACGATGACCTACGTTAAATTTATTACATATAATGTTCTAGGTGGAATTCTATGGATTTCTATTTTCATTCTGGGCGGGTATTATTTCGGGAACCTGGAATTCGTAAAAAGAAATTTTAAAATTGTAATATTTGCAATTATTATTATCTCTGTCATGCCTGCGGTGATCGAATACCTGAAGGAAAGAAAAAAAAGTCGGGCTTAA
- a CDS encoding TolC family protein — protein MQTKRSKTPESIFRFFKLVSNRTKNIFWAGSVLERFVILTVILVVPIRSEAYSELDIRTIFDLAEKNSPLLLSLNADLESLFYQRKQQGKTQNPFLTLDYGRRSAANESGAEYALQFEQPIYFPGRKELRQLLVDNDSKIKEIQLAEANNSIRFNALKFTYRYLVSVGKRNHVKERLKRLSILESYIRARPFITPQAKTDLFIIQRKILALRKHFNDLELDSHKQYEAMNLYLMLESVPSFRIPFFSEGVKFNFDELQIKALSQNLILMAAKEEIEKAKAELNLANLEKYPDYSIVSQVGEDRSGVSNRFYDFGLKFRVPVWDQFQNKISAAEVNVKSKQGIFHHQENLVKTAFKQAFLDYEQSKANLKLFNLSKLDEIEKDLIYADVEFKKGRILMLSYLELENQLHETHHAILDAQIAHLEALLNLLYITNEKEIIGTFQYAVQTFEYQLK, from the coding sequence ATGCAGACGAAACGGAGTAAAACTCCCGAAAGCATATTCCGTTTTTTTAAACTAGTATCGAACCGGACAAAAAATATTTTTTGGGCCGGATCCGTTTTGGAACGTTTCGTAATTCTCACCGTTATTTTAGTCGTTCCGATTCGATCCGAAGCTTATTCCGAATTGGACATTCGGACTATTTTTGACTTGGCGGAGAAAAATTCTCCGTTACTTCTTTCCCTGAATGCGGATTTGGAATCGCTTTTTTATCAGCGCAAACAACAAGGAAAAACTCAAAATCCTTTTTTGACTCTGGATTACGGTCGAAGAAGTGCGGCCAACGAAAGCGGAGCGGAATATGCGCTTCAGTTCGAACAACCCATATACTTTCCGGGCCGTAAGGAACTGCGCCAGCTTTTAGTGGATAACGATTCCAAAATTAAGGAGATTCAACTCGCGGAAGCAAACAATTCGATTCGCTTCAACGCTCTTAAGTTCACTTATCGTTATTTAGTTTCCGTTGGTAAAAGAAATCACGTCAAGGAACGTCTTAAAAGATTATCGATCTTGGAAAGTTATATCCGCGCCAGACCTTTCATAACCCCGCAGGCAAAGACGGATCTATTTATCATTCAAAGAAAAATTTTGGCTCTGCGAAAACATTTCAACGATCTCGAATTGGATTCGCATAAACAATACGAGGCTATGAATTTATATCTTATGCTCGAATCGGTTCCCTCGTTTCGAATCCCTTTTTTTTCGGAAGGAGTGAAGTTTAATTTCGACGAACTTCAAATCAAAGCGCTTTCGCAAAATCTGATTCTCATGGCGGCCAAAGAAGAAATAGAAAAGGCAAAGGCGGAACTCAATCTCGCGAACTTGGAAAAATATCCGGACTACTCCATCGTCAGTCAAGTAGGAGAAGACCGGTCGGGGGTCTCTAACCGATTTTACGACTTCGGTCTTAAGTTTAGAGTTCCAGTATGGGATCAATTTCAAAATAAGATTTCGGCTGCCGAGGTCAACGTAAAATCCAAGCAGGGGATTTTTCATCATCAGGAAAACCTCGTAAAGACCGCCTTTAAACAAGCCTTTTTAGATTACGAACAGTCCAAGGCCAATCTTAAACTTTTCAATTTGTCAAAGTTAGACGAAATAGAAAAAGATCTGATCTACGCAGACGTGGAATTTAAAAAAGGGAGAATTTTAATGTTGAGTTATCTGGAATTGGAAAACCAACTTCACGAAACTCATCACGCGATATTGGACGCACAAATCGCCCACCTCGAAGCGCTACTCAACCTACTATATATCACGAACGAAAAAGAAATCATAGGAACGTTTCAATATGCTGTCCAAACTTTTGAATATCAGCTTAAATAA
- a CDS encoding DUF1577 domain-containing protein, with protein MEYLQKTEREMDVIASIEQKHHVIAKYLLEQELTFKTYPFDRKAMIRKILEKGGKILIQFLNVENFQEGSSFILYMILATYIELECVLLQKLENSLFIVKVKKLAIARKSRDNQRFAVEPGTMYVTNVVSSKAIIEANMFNIPTLVKVNFEDYKNRLKQKTKDIVDIDTFKPDLDRKFQIVKKTLKYLLIENTQDESSYKNGSPERINYEEEVDDDLSSCIRVYKDQQIVSELIVPIIYLNLEREQIPIGYFSIQSKEQELTEKYVLELQTLANEMVDRIKESNTTKTIEHFQILNASKTGICVKIENPHLVETLPKQNDFVFDIFFKMQAPFTVHGLIRWLAKDENNHLILGIELAGKSDLPGERARYESNIESLSQE; from the coding sequence ATGGAATATTTGCAAAAAACCGAAAGAGAAATGGATGTCATTGCTTCTATTGAACAGAAGCATCATGTCATTGCAAAGTATCTTTTAGAGCAAGAACTCACTTTCAAAACCTATCCCTTTGATCGAAAGGCGATGATTAGAAAAATTCTGGAAAAGGGCGGAAAGATCCTCATTCAATTTTTGAACGTGGAAAATTTTCAGGAAGGAAGTTCCTTTATTCTTTATATGATTCTCGCAACATACATTGAACTGGAATGTGTCCTTCTTCAGAAATTGGAAAATTCTCTTTTTATTGTTAAGGTGAAAAAGCTTGCGATCGCGAGAAAAAGTAGGGATAATCAGAGATTTGCGGTCGAACCAGGAACTATGTATGTGACTAACGTGGTATCTTCCAAAGCCATAATCGAAGCGAATATGTTCAATATTCCGACCTTGGTGAAAGTAAATTTCGAAGATTATAAGAATCGTCTCAAACAAAAAACGAAAGACATCGTGGACATCGATACTTTCAAACCAGATTTGGATCGTAAATTCCAAATCGTTAAGAAAACGCTCAAATATCTTCTTATAGAAAATACCCAAGATGAGAGTTCTTATAAAAATGGTTCCCCGGAAAGGATCAATTACGAAGAGGAGGTGGACGACGATTTGTCCTCCTGCATCAGAGTATATAAGGACCAACAAATTGTTTCCGAATTGATCGTTCCGATTATCTATCTGAATCTTGAGCGAGAACAAATCCCGATCGGTTACTTTTCGATACAGAGTAAGGAACAAGAACTTACGGAGAAATACGTTCTAGAACTTCAAACTCTTGCTAACGAAATGGTAGATAGAATCAAAGAGTCGAATACGACGAAAACGATCGAACATTTTCAGATCCTGAACGCTTCCAAGACTGGAATCTGCGTTAAGATCGAAAATCCTCATTTGGTCGAAACCTTGCCGAAACAGAACGATTTTGTGTTCGATATCTTTTTTAAGATGCAGGCTCCGTTTACGGTTCACGGTTTGATTCGCTGGTTGGCTAAGGACGAGAATAACCATCTCATTTTAGGGATCGAACTCGCCGGAAAGTCGGATTTACCGGGAGAAAGAGCCCGTTACGAATCGAACATCGAATCTTTGTCTCAAGAATAA
- a CDS encoding SulP family inorganic anion transporter: MNILYFFPNVSWDDLRHDFSSSIVVFLVALPLCIGVAFASGTPIVSGLISGIVGGIVISLISKSPLSVSGPAMGLTVIVFDSIQTLGSFNDFLFAFCLAGVLQITLGFLKAGILSNFFPSSVIKGMLAAIGAVLILKQIPHAIGYDMDYEGDMVFFQQDQENTFSEILAAFHRFTPGAIVLSSVSLVLILIWEKLKLHKKFIIHGSLVAILVSVLLNEVFKTFELGIAVGSEHMIQPIQLNGITDFFQGNHFPSFSQWKNQAIYLTAIKICLVMSLETLLNLDAIEKLDPQRRIVSKNRELVAQGTGNLFSAILGGLPITSVIIRSSTNLQAGAKTRFSAFLHGLLILLSLILIPTWISKIPLASLAAVLLVVGYKLTDYKIFQTQYRKGMDQFVPFVSTLIGIVFSDVLIGIGIGCLFSVFFIVRRNILNPYEFNKKEMTYGVEVKIDLSEDVSFLNKSSMLYKLDKVPDNAHLIIDGSKSKYIDPDVLEIIEDFKIVAEFRNIKVEIIDVTSTYQKIKNKPLDPIIQQDYQKLFENNRIWVEEKLLKDPNYFKNLALGQTPKYLLISCSDSRISVNEMTGTNAGELFVHRNIANLVIDTDMNLMSVLQYSVEVLKVKHIVVCGHYGCGGVKAAIDGKYHGLIDAWLRHIKQVYRMNRKELSGILDEDEKHKKLVELNVREQVYNLCMTTIVQNAWSQGNDLQLHGWVYNLQEGILLDLNIDINKDFSDYDIFRYKFETR; this comes from the coding sequence ATGAATATCTTATACTTTTTTCCTAACGTTTCTTGGGACGACTTAAGACACGACTTTTCCTCTAGTATCGTCGTCTTTTTGGTCGCTCTTCCCCTTTGTATTGGAGTTGCATTTGCATCAGGTACGCCTATCGTTTCCGGTTTGATCAGCGGAATCGTGGGAGGTATCGTAATTTCTCTGATCAGCAAATCGCCTCTATCCGTGAGCGGTCCCGCTATGGGACTTACAGTGATTGTTTTCGATTCGATTCAAACATTAGGAAGTTTTAACGACTTTCTTTTCGCTTTTTGTTTGGCCGGAGTTTTACAAATCACATTAGGTTTTTTGAAAGCAGGAATTCTAAGTAATTTTTTCCCGTCTTCGGTGATCAAAGGAATGTTAGCGGCAATCGGAGCGGTTTTAATCTTAAAACAGATTCCGCACGCGATCGGCTACGATATGGATTACGAAGGGGATATGGTCTTTTTTCAACAAGATCAGGAAAATACTTTTTCGGAGATCCTGGCCGCGTTTCATCGTTTCACTCCCGGAGCAATCGTTCTGTCCTCTGTTTCCTTGGTTTTGATTTTGATCTGGGAAAAGCTAAAACTCCATAAAAAATTCATAATTCACGGATCTTTAGTCGCGATTCTGGTCAGTGTTTTGTTAAACGAAGTTTTTAAAACTTTCGAACTGGGTATCGCCGTCGGCTCGGAGCATATGATCCAGCCGATTCAACTAAACGGAATTACGGACTTTTTTCAGGGGAATCATTTCCCGAGTTTTTCTCAATGGAAAAATCAGGCGATTTATCTGACCGCGATTAAGATTTGTCTCGTGATGAGTCTTGAAACCCTATTGAACTTGGATGCGATCGAAAAGTTGGATCCGCAAAGAAGAATTGTCTCCAAAAACCGCGAACTGGTTGCCCAAGGAACCGGAAATTTATTCTCTGCGATTCTTGGCGGACTACCCATCACGTCCGTAATCATTCGAAGTTCCACGAATTTACAAGCCGGAGCGAAAACTAGATTTTCCGCATTCCTACACGGCTTGCTGATTCTTTTATCTCTGATTTTGATCCCGACTTGGATCTCAAAAATCCCTTTGGCTTCTTTGGCGGCCGTACTTTTGGTCGTAGGCTATAAACTCACGGATTATAAAATTTTCCAAACACAATACCGAAAAGGAATGGATCAATTTGTTCCGTTTGTCTCGACGTTGATCGGAATCGTTTTCTCGGACGTTCTTATCGGAATCGGAATCGGTTGTTTATTTTCCGTGTTCTTTATCGTAAGAAGGAATATTCTGAATCCTTACGAATTCAACAAAAAGGAAATGACGTACGGAGTCGAGGTAAAGATAGATCTCTCCGAAGACGTGTCTTTTTTGAACAAATCGAGCATGTTGTACAAACTGGATAAGGTTCCGGATAACGCGCACTTGATCATAGACGGCTCCAAGTCTAAATATATCGATCCGGACGTTTTGGAAATCATCGAAGACTTTAAGATCGTGGCCGAGTTCCGCAATATCAAAGTGGAGATTATCGACGTGACCTCTACTTATCAGAAAATTAAAAACAAACCCCTGGACCCGATCATCCAACAGGATTATCAAAAACTTTTCGAGAACAATCGAATTTGGGTGGAGGAAAAACTTTTAAAAGATCCGAATTACTTTAAAAATCTTGCTTTAGGCCAGACTCCGAAATACCTTCTCATATCCTGCTCCGACAGCAGAATTTCAGTCAATGAAATGACGGGTACAAACGCAGGCGAGCTTTTCGTTCACAGAAACATCGCAAACTTAGTAATCGATACGGATATGAATCTGATGTCGGTTCTTCAATATTCCGTCGAAGTTCTGAAAGTCAAACATATCGTCGTTTGCGGTCATTACGGTTGCGGCGGAGTCAAGGCGGCGATAGACGGCAAATATCACGGATTGATCGACGCTTGGCTTAGACATATCAAACAGGTTTACCGAATGAACCGAAAAGAACTTTCCGGAATTTTAGACGAGGATGAAAAACACAAAAAACTCGTAGAGCTAAACGTGAGAGAACAGGTCTATAACCTTTGTATGACTACGATCGTTCAAAACGCGTGGAGCCAGGGAAACGATCTTCAACTTCACGGCTGGGTATACAATCTCCAAGAAGGCATACTCCTGGATCTCAACATAGACATAAATAAGGATTTTAGCGACTACGACATTTTCCGATATAAGTTCGAAACGCGTTAA